Proteins encoded by one window of Burkholderia plantarii:
- a CDS encoding NAD(P)-dependent oxidoreductase, protein MPYAFHASAVELAAQADYLMVCAAADQMPRGAIGREVFDALGPDGFLINIARGSIIDEPVLIDYLGDGRLRGAALDVFWNEPAIDRRLLALPNVVLQPHRASATVETRAAMAGLVRANLEAYLEGRPLVTEFTAHLAKAG, encoded by the coding sequence GTGCCGTATGCGTTCCATGCGAGCGCGGTCGAGCTGGCGGCGCAGGCCGACTACCTGATGGTGTGCGCGGCGGCCGACCAGATGCCGCGCGGCGCGATCGGCCGCGAGGTGTTCGACGCGCTCGGGCCGGACGGCTTCCTGATCAACATCGCGCGCGGCAGCATCATCGACGAGCCGGTGCTGATCGACTATCTCGGCGACGGCCGGTTGCGCGGCGCCGCGCTCGACGTGTTCTGGAACGAGCCGGCCATCGACCGGCGCCTGCTCGCGCTGCCGAACGTGGTGCTGCAGCCGCACCGCGCGAGCGCGACCGTGGAGACGCGCGCGGCGATGGCCGGGCTGGTGCGCGCGAACCTGGAGGCATATCTCGAGGGCCGGCCGCTCGTCACCGAGTTCACGGCGCATCTGGCCAAGGCGGGCTGA
- a CDS encoding NAD(P)-dependent oxidoreductase, producing the protein MSKEAILVVTRYPEADMVALGERYELHVLAEAPDRAALLAGLAPRVRVLATNGEAGADAALIDALPKLEIIVSYGVGVDAIDLAHAARRGVRVTNTPDVLTEDVADMGLALMLAVAREIVRNDARTRAGEWGREAFTLTSRMFGKRLGIVGLGRVGRAVARRAAAFEMRIAYTTGSASTTCRMRSMRARSSWRRRPTT; encoded by the coding sequence ATGTCCAAGGAAGCCATATTGGTTGTTACCCGATATCCGGAGGCCGACATGGTCGCGCTGGGTGAACGGTACGAACTGCACGTGCTGGCCGAGGCGCCCGATCGCGCCGCGCTGCTGGCCGGGCTCGCGCCGCGCGTCAGGGTGCTGGCCACCAACGGCGAAGCGGGCGCCGACGCCGCGCTGATCGACGCGCTGCCGAAGCTGGAGATCATCGTCTCGTATGGCGTGGGTGTGGATGCGATCGACCTCGCGCATGCCGCGCGGCGCGGCGTGCGCGTGACGAACACGCCCGACGTGCTGACCGAGGACGTGGCCGACATGGGGCTCGCGCTGATGCTGGCGGTGGCGCGCGAGATTGTGCGCAACGACGCGCGCACGCGGGCCGGCGAGTGGGGCCGCGAGGCGTTCACGCTGACCTCGCGGATGTTCGGCAAGCGGCTCGGCATCGTCGGGCTCGGGCGCGTGGGGCGGGCCGTGGCGCGCCGCGCGGCCGCCTTCGAGATGCGCATCGCCTATACCACCGGCAGCGCTTCGACGACGTGCCGTATGCGTTCCATGCGAGCGCGGTCGAGCTGGCGGCGCAGGCCGACTACCTGA
- a CDS encoding MFS transporter: protein MTIHRDALTPAAAASAHAPQRGEPSRDGAAAPVSARQLRRAILTSAVGSALEYYDFAIFGLATALIFSRVFFSSFDAHAGLLASFATYGVGFLARPLGGLFFGSLGDRKGRKFVLLMTIAIMGVSTTLVGLLPAGPLGAVGLIVLRLIQGFGAGAEQAGASTLMAEVAPAPRRGYFAALPFVGIFAGFGIATATFSLLQHLLDTAAILAWGWRIPFLASVVLIAVAVWIRLRLRESPAFAALEGGHQVARSPMRLVLKDARRPVAAAVLMRLAEQGGSTIYTTIVIAFLGGTVANRLGVPAAQLARIGTSCAMIATLASVITTPLFGALSDRFGRRTVYRCGAVFMLLWSVPSWWMVSTGEPVWVAVAMFGGLAIGANSMLGAQCAHFAELFGNRYRYSGVALSREIGAVLSGGLAPILGIYLIGLAGGAFWVMGLYTAVLSALTLAGVAMSTETRGRDLTDLDDAIH, encoded by the coding sequence ATGACGATCCACCGAGACGCGCTCACGCCCGCGGCGGCGGCGAGCGCCCACGCCCCGCAGCGGGGCGAGCCCTCCCGAGACGGCGCGGCGGCGCCGGTATCGGCCAGGCAGTTGCGCCGCGCGATCCTGACGAGCGCGGTGGGCAGCGCGCTCGAGTACTACGATTTCGCGATCTTCGGCCTGGCCACCGCGCTGATCTTCAGCCGCGTGTTCTTCTCCAGCTTCGACGCCCACGCGGGCCTGCTCGCGAGCTTCGCGACCTACGGCGTGGGCTTTCTGGCGCGGCCGCTGGGCGGCCTGTTCTTCGGCTCGCTCGGCGACCGCAAGGGCCGCAAGTTCGTACTGCTGATGACCATCGCGATCATGGGCGTGTCCACCACGCTGGTGGGCCTGCTGCCGGCCGGCCCGCTCGGCGCGGTGGGGCTGATCGTGCTGCGGCTGATCCAGGGCTTCGGCGCCGGCGCCGAACAGGCCGGCGCCTCCACGCTGATGGCCGAGGTCGCGCCCGCGCCGCGCCGCGGCTACTTCGCGGCGTTGCCGTTCGTCGGCATCTTCGCCGGCTTCGGCATCGCCACCGCCACCTTCAGCCTGCTGCAGCATCTGCTGGACACCGCCGCGATCCTCGCCTGGGGCTGGCGCATCCCGTTCCTCGCCAGCGTGGTGCTGATCGCGGTGGCGGTCTGGATCCGGCTGCGGCTGCGCGAGAGCCCGGCGTTCGCCGCGCTCGAGGGCGGCCACCAGGTGGCGCGCTCGCCGATGCGGCTGGTGCTGAAGGACGCGCGCCGGCCGGTGGCCGCGGCCGTGCTGATGCGGCTTGCCGAACAGGGCGGCTCGACCATCTACACCACCATCGTGATCGCGTTCCTCGGCGGCACCGTGGCCAACCGGCTCGGCGTGCCGGCCGCGCAGCTCGCGAGGATCGGCACCAGCTGTGCGATGATCGCCACGCTGGCCAGCGTGATCACCACGCCGCTGTTCGGCGCGCTGTCGGACCGCTTCGGCCGCCGCACCGTCTACCGCTGCGGCGCCGTGTTCATGCTGCTGTGGTCGGTGCCGTCGTGGTGGATGGTCAGCACCGGCGAGCCGGTGTGGGTGGCGGTGGCCATGTTCGGCGGCCTCGCGATCGGCGCGAACAGCATGCTCGGCGCGCAGTGCGCGCATTTCGCCGAGCTGTTCGGCAACCGCTACCGCTATTCGGGCGTCGCGCTCTCGCGCGAGATCGGCGCGGTGCTCTCGGGCGGCCTCGCGCCGATCCTCGGCATCTACCTGATCGGCCTGGCGGGCGGCGCGTTCTGGGTGATGGGCCTGTACACCGCGGTGCTCTCGGCGCTGACGCTCGCGGGCGTGGCGATGTCCACCGAGACGCGCGGGCGCGACCTGACCGACCTCGACGACGCGATCCACTGA